One region of Haloterrigena salifodinae genomic DNA includes:
- a CDS encoding DUF955 domain-containing protein — MTTSDCLQVSFDDSDTRRDEMHSTIEAWVDDLVDEVDDAVSSEQFQKWLDVQSRFHDYSYRNTLLITRQYPNATHVAGYRTWQNEFNRYVNEGESAIWIWAPIIAKQCPECENSPSYHDQSDCEYDETSPEEWSEGLVGFRPTPVFDFSQTKGEPLPELETEATGEADELVPALLEGASMLEVEVEVVSPAEWPHGDASGVCQYRSPAQQPLIEVRDRENSADLAVTTVHEYAHALLHGAVDDETERSKRELEAEVVGYIVGRYFGLDTSGSAFYLAAWQGEESAAILDRLERISSTAAKIIDVVDEVITDE; from the coding sequence ATGACTACGAGCGACTGTTTGCAGGTGTCCTTCGATGATTCGGACACCAGACGTGACGAAATGCACAGTACAATAGAAGCCTGGGTTGACGACCTCGTCGACGAGGTTGATGACGCCGTCTCGAGTGAGCAGTTCCAGAAGTGGCTCGATGTCCAGAGCCGCTTTCACGATTACTCCTACCGAAATACGCTGCTGATCACTCGGCAGTATCCAAACGCAACTCATGTCGCTGGCTATCGGACGTGGCAAAACGAATTCAACCGTTATGTGAACGAAGGCGAGAGTGCAATCTGGATCTGGGCACCGATCATCGCGAAGCAGTGTCCCGAGTGTGAGAACTCGCCATCGTACCACGATCAAAGCGACTGCGAATACGACGAGACATCGCCTGAAGAGTGGTCGGAAGGTCTCGTCGGCTTTCGGCCAACGCCTGTCTTCGATTTTTCCCAAACCAAAGGGGAGCCACTGCCCGAACTCGAAACTGAGGCGACCGGAGAGGCCGACGAACTGGTGCCAGCGCTCCTCGAGGGGGCGTCGATGCTTGAAGTGGAAGTCGAGGTCGTTTCTCCAGCGGAGTGGCCTCACGGTGATGCTAGCGGCGTGTGTCAGTACCGCTCTCCGGCGCAGCAACCACTGATCGAGGTCCGCGATCGTGAGAACAGCGCCGACCTTGCCGTAACGACCGTCCACGAGTACGCCCACGCACTCTTACACGGTGCTGTCGACGACGAGACCGAACGCTCGAAACGCGAACTCGAGGCCGAAGTCGTCGGCTACATCGTCGGTCGGTATTTCGGGCTCGATACGAGCGGTTCAGCGTTCTACCTTGCTGCGTGGCAGGGCGAAGAGTCGGCGGCTATCCTCGACCGACTCGAGCGGATCAGTTCGACCGCTGCGAAGATCATCGATGTCGTCGACGAGGTGATCACAGATGAGTGA
- a CDS encoding transcription initiation factor IIB, which produces MKALDALAVPVSENPRFYRPNSGEGAVQLSASELSLATRDIYTTAFDEGVQTTTTTCSDCGGSVRTTGRETVCEECGLILEDTNLNRGPDWDRHDEQGSKKRTGAPLTPTRHDRGLSTEIGYKQDGHGNALSSTKRRQLNRLRREQSRAQWQSKAERNLAYGLGEIRRIVASLGLAQSIQDQACSLFRTAQSEQLCRGRSLEAVAAASVYATTRCHGLKRSRAEVAACARCDQQRLTNAYTAMNVELELPTQPITATDRIPRLATELEVPTTCVDEHSSSHRRHANAD; this is translated from the coding sequence GTGAAAGCCCTCGACGCGCTCGCGGTTCCTGTCTCCGAAAACCCTCGATTTTATCGCCCCAATAGCGGTGAAGGGGCTGTTCAGTTGTCCGCTTCGGAATTATCGCTGGCAACAAGAGACATCTACACGACTGCATTCGACGAAGGCGTTCAGACGACTACAACTACCTGTTCAGACTGTGGCGGCAGCGTTCGAACGACTGGCCGCGAGACAGTTTGTGAGGAGTGTGGACTCATCCTCGAGGACACCAACCTAAATCGAGGACCAGACTGGGACCGACATGACGAGCAGGGATCCAAGAAACGGACCGGCGCCCCGCTGACACCAACACGCCACGACCGAGGCCTCTCCACCGAGATCGGGTACAAGCAAGACGGACATGGAAACGCCCTCTCGAGTACGAAGCGTCGACAACTGAACCGGCTACGTCGCGAACAGTCTCGTGCCCAGTGGCAGTCGAAAGCTGAACGGAACCTCGCCTATGGACTCGGTGAAATCCGGCGAATCGTCGCCAGTCTCGGTCTCGCACAGAGTATCCAGGATCAGGCGTGTTCGCTGTTCCGAACGGCACAGTCCGAACAGCTCTGTCGCGGACGGTCGCTCGAGGCGGTGGCTGCAGCCAGTGTCTACGCAACCACTCGGTGTCACGGACTCAAACGATCACGGGCCGAAGTCGCAGCCTGTGCGCGCTGTGATCAGCAGCGACTCACCAACGCCTACACCGCGATGAACGTCGAACTCGAGTTACCGACACAGCCGATTACAGCAACCGATCGGATTCCGAGGCTTGCGACAGAACTCGAGGTTCCGACCACGTGCGTCGACGAGCACTCGAGCTCGCACAGACGGCACGCGAACGCGGACTGA
- a CDS encoding HalOD1 output domain-containing protein: MSDRPLLVEIVDALETEGLGRDEYQLHRVIDVDALEELVDSANDDLEVRFSVGECRVLVTQSDVRFLTKS, encoded by the coding sequence ATGAGTGATCGGCCCCTCCTCGTCGAAATCGTCGACGCGCTCGAAACGGAGGGCCTCGGTCGTGACGAGTACCAACTGCACCGGGTGATCGACGTCGACGCGCTCGAGGAACTCGTGGACTCAGCGAACGATGACCTCGAGGTGAGATTCTCGGTCGGTGAGTGTCGCGTCCTCGTCACGCAGTCCGATGTACGGTTCCTCACAAA